One genomic window of Erinaceus europaeus chromosome 7, mEriEur2.1, whole genome shotgun sequence includes the following:
- the LOC103107086 gene encoding taste receptor type 2 member 14 codes for MASVVNSTFLVIISAEIILGSLGNGFIVLVNCINWIQKRKVSSLDQILTGLALSRIGLFWVVLINSFMLEFGPSLFVIEKVLEAVVFTWAVTNHFSIWFATSLSIFYFLKISNFTNSVFLYLKWRVKKVVMMVLLLTLVFLIFNVALMKMYINYWSNRLKSNMTHNSRMRNFVKFSNLFVFTNAMFTCLPFAVSLIIFLLLILSLWKHLKKVQQSAKESRDTSSKAHIKALQTIITFLLLYAIFFLSLLVSAWSSDWVEKIQITLLCQAIGNLYPLGHSCVLILVNSKLKQTFLSVLRVRFSDGAHAGP; via the coding sequence ATGGCCAGTGTCGTAAACAGCACATTTCTAGTTATAATCAGTGCTGAAATCATACTGGGAAGTCTAGGAaatggcttcatagtgctggtgAACTGCATCAACTGGATTCAGAAAAGAAAGGTCTCCTCACTGGATCAAATTCTCACTGGTCTGGCACTCTCCAGAATTGGTTTGTTCTGGGTAGTACTAATAAATTCATTCATGCTTGAATTTGGCCCATCATTATTTGTAATAGAAAAAGTGTTAGAAGCAGTTGTCTTTACTTGGGCAGTCACCAATCATTTCAGCATCTGGTTTGCTACAAGCCTCAGCATCTTCTATTTTCTCAAGATCTCCAATTTTACTAACTCTGTTTTTCTTTACCTGAAGTGGCGGGTCAAAAAGGTAGTCATGATGGTACTACTGTTGACCTTGGTCTTCTTGATTTTTAATGTGGCACTGATGAAGATGTATATTAATTACTGGTCCAACAGGCTTAAGAGCAACATGACTCACAATTCCAGGATGAGAAACTTCGTGAAATTTTCCAATCTTTTTGTATTCACCAATGCCATGTTCACATGCTTACCCTTTGCTGTGTCCCTGATAATTTTTCTCTTGCTCATCTTATCCCTGTGGAAACATCTCAAGAAGGTACAACAAAGCGCCAAAGagtccagagacaccagcagcaaggCCCACATCAAAGCCCTGCAAACCATCATTACCTTCCTTCTACTCTATGccattttctttttgtcactTCTTGTGTCAGCTTGGAGCTCTGATTGGGTAGAGAAAATTCAGATTACTCTGCTTTGCCAGGCTATAGGAAATCTCTATCCCTTAGGTCACTCTTGTGTTTTGATCTTGGTGAACAGCAAGCTGAAACAGACTTTTCTTTCAGTTCTGAGGGTCAGGTTCAGTGATGGGGCACATGCTGGCCCATAA